In Penaeus vannamei isolate JL-2024 chromosome 13, ASM4276789v1, whole genome shotgun sequence, the sequence ttattattgttatcattattattataattaccattattattatcattgttattatcattattattattagtagtagtatcattatcattgttattactattactattgttattatctttatcattattatcattgttatcatcattactgtaagcgttcggtagaaactaaacagcttaagTAAAAACGATGGATCATGAAAGTAACGTCAAACAGGTACAAAATGGAGTTAGATGAACTGACAACGactataaataaagagaagagggaagatgtacggaaattcaatactcaaataataaatgaaaccgTGATggcaggtaccagcatgaaaacagctaaaaggagactcggaatagggagaaatcaaatgtatgcaataaagaaaccagacggagaagtaagaTACAATAAGAATGCAATCATAAgaatagtggaagacttttacagggatctatacaactcaaatgaacagccacggatagaagcaaacgcggtaactagagacgtacctaatatcacaaaagaagaaataaaaagagcgcttaaaggcacgcagagagagagagaaaacactagCTGAAGACAGAATTAGTGTAGACCTTATAAGACGATGCTGGAaaaattgcaacagtgaaactagccaatcttttttaacaaatgccttctgaatggaaaaactccgaaagcctggaaaaaaatggatacataaaaaggggatagaaagaatCTAAAAATAACTACCGACCCACAAGCCTCCTTTCAGTTTTTTACAAACTGTTTacaaaagtcatcacagctcgTATATCTGActgtctggattctaaccagcctggATATCAGGCtggcttccgcagtggattctcaacaacagaccacatccacacgttCACCCAAATAAGGGAAAACATAAACGAATATAGGGAACccttgtgtatggcattcatcgattatgaaaaggcatttgactcagtACAAATACCTGCAGTTTTGGAAGATGTTCGAAGACGGGTAGTAGagaaggtatattgtaaaatattgcaAGATATATACAGAGGTGAAGCAGCAACCATCAAGATCCACATGGAAGCCTACAAAATACTAATTTAAAAAggtgttagacagggcgacaccatctcaccaaaactgtttacagtttgcctcgaggaaatattcaagaaactagccTGGGacggaagggtatcaaaataggagacgaatacctaaacgaTCTAAGATTTGCAGGCGATATTGTTCTCAGTAAATCAGCAAATGAAATAAAGCAATTGAGAAAATTTGAAACTCGGACTCGGGATGaccaagaaaaagactaaggtcatgttAAACAGTAGAGTTCAATTTGAACAAGTCATCACAAGGTGAAGCGTTAGAGGTAGTGGACAAGTATATACATCTAGTTCAACTTGTACAGACAAACATATGTagcaaaaagaatatatatatatatatatatatatatatatatatatatatatatatatatatatatatatatatatatatatatatattagttgccGTGGAACTTTCAGTTGGAAAGTGGAGCCATACAATGAACTTCATGACCAGTGtcaggagaaaaaataaacatctttcttttaattcttcaacTAAAGTTATCTTCATCAACAGAACAAGAATTC encodes:
- the LOC113824512 gene encoding uncharacterized protein, translating into MAGTSMKTAKRRLGIGRNQMYAIKKPDGEVRYNKNAIIRIVEDFYRDLYNSNEQPRIEANAPGYQAGFRSGFSTTDHIHTFTQIRENINEYREPLCMAFIDYEKAFDSVQIPAVLEDVRRRVVEKVYCKILQDIYRGEAATIKIHMEAYKILI